CGGCGCTCGGGCACTTCCTCCAACGCATCGGCGCCGCCAATGGATTCCACCGGCTCGCTGTTGACCGGCGCCTGCTCGATATGGCTGGCATCGCCCGGTTCCTGGGGATCGGTTTCGGCATCGGGCTCGACTACGCCTTCGGGCACCGAGATGTGGTCGTCGGCGTCGTCGTGATGATCGTCGTCATGCTCTTCGTCGCGCAGCAGGGCTTCGCGGTCCGCCACTGGAATTTGGTAATAATCGGGATGGATTTCGCTGAAGGCGAGGAAGCCGTGGCGGTTGCCGCCATATTCGACAAAGGCCGCCTGCAGGCTCGGTTCGACCCGCGTCACCTTTGCGAGGTAGATATTGCCCCGCAATTGGCGGCGGGTCGCCGATTCGAAGTCAAATTCCTCAAGCCGGTTACCGGCGGTAACGACAATCCGTGTTTCTTCTGGGTGGATGGCATCCACCAGCATTCTCTTGGTCGCCATAATGAACTCCGCGCACCCGCGCGCCGACAAGAGGACGCCGACTGGGCGGCATCCTGGGCGTGGCGCATTGCGGGGCGAATGGGTTGAGTGTTGTTGGGCGCGAACCTCTCACGTTCAGCGCCAGTGTATTGATGGCCAGGGCCGGCATCGAGGGCGATACAAAGCGGCAATCGGCAAATTCGATCGCGTCGCGTTTTGTTCGCCTGCGGGCCATTTGACCTCTTCCTATTGGGTGGCGGGCCAGTGACCGGCCACCGTCCGGCTCGAAAGAGCCGAAATTCTTCAGTCAGGGCGCTGAAACCGCAACGTCCAACCGGGACCGGCACCGCCGCTTGCGAATCCGTCCAGGCTGTTGCCGCCATAGGGAGCGCCGATACGGGCTCCGAAAATGGCCGCGCAACACACGCGCCTTCCTTACTAGCGTGTAAGAAAATTGGGCCGGAATGGCAACAGGAAACTCGAAAGGCTTGGAGGAACACGCATTTGCACGGACATTTCTTTGCCATGAATGCAAATCATCGCATAAAGCTGCGTGTTGCCGAAGAATCGCCCCGGGCGGGTGACATCGAGGCCATTGAACTGCGGGAGCCGGTCGCGTTTTGACCAGACAATTTCTGACTCGATTGGCGCTGCTGCCATTGTTGGTCCTGGTTTTCCTGGGCATCGTGCATGCCCAGGACGAGGCCAGCCCACCGGCCCTGCCCAATGTGATCGATGCCCGGATCACCGTTGCGCCCGACCGGGCGCGGCTGGTGATCGACCTGGCCGCCCGCACCGAATTTTCCTTCGTCTCCCTGGATGAGCCGGACAGACTGGCTGTCGACCTGCGCGCCGGAACTTTTTCCGTCCCGGAAGCCGAAGGCAATCCGGCGGAGGCGGAGCTCGTTTCCAGCTACGCCATCGAGCAGGCGGCTGCCGACCGGGTGCGGACCACATTGACGCTGTCCGCCCCGGCCCAGGTGCAGCAGGCTTATGTACTGGACCCCTTTGATGGGCAGCCGGCGCGCCTGGTGGTGGACATCATTCCCGCGACCGCGGAAGAATTTGCCGCCAATGTCGAGCGCGACCGCGCGGCCTCGGCGGGTGCGCCTGCGGTTTCGACCCCGGCCGGCGGCTCGGAATTGCCCATTGCCACCAAGCCGCTGGTTGTCATCGACCCCGGCCATGGCGGCATCGACAGCGGCGCGGAGACGGCGGAGGGTGTCCGCGAGAAGGATATCGTCCTGGCCTTCTCACTGCGCTTGCAGGAATTGCTGGTTGAATCCGGGCGCTTCGATGTGGCGTTGACGCGCCAGACCGATACCTATCTGCGGCTGGAAGAGCGCGTGGCGCTGGCGCGGGCCAATAAGGCGGACCTGTTCATCTCCATCCATGCCGACAGCTTCCAGCAACCCGAAATTCGCGGTGCCAGCGTCTATACGCGCGACGAGAATGCCACCGACGTGCTCGACAAGGTGCTGGCCGATACCGAGAACAGGTCGGACGTGATCGCCGGCTTCACCATGCCGCCCATGGCGCCCGAAGTCGTCGACATCCTGCTCGATCTGATGCGGCGCGAGATGCGGGTGCAATCCTTCATGGCGGCGCAGTCGATCGTGCATCAACTCGAACCCAGCGTGGCGTTGCGGCGCTTCCCGGTGCGGCAGGCCGATTTCTTCGTGCTGCAAGCGCCCGACGTGCCGTCCGTGCTGGTGGAACTGGGCTTTCTCTCCAATGCCAGCGATATCGCCAATCTCATGCAATCGGATTGGCGCGACCGCACGGCCGAGGCGATTGCGCGCGGAATATCGACATATTTCGACAGTTTGCAGGAAGAGCCATGAGCGAAGCCGGCTTGCATCCAAGGCAAAGTGATCACGTTTCCAGCCGGATTCTGCTATGATTCCGTCCTGGCCGTGCGCGACGCGGGGTAAATAATGTTTCGTCTGCTCGGCTGGCTTTTCGGCTTCGGTATGTTCATGGCGCTCGCCGGTGTCGGCGTCGCGGGGATTTATCTCGCCTCCGTCACGGCGCAATTGCCGGACTATACTGTGCTGCAGGATTACCAGCCGCCGGTGACCACCCGCGTTCATGCGGCGGATGGCACGTTATTGGCCGAATATGCGCGCGAGCGGCGGCTGTTCCAGCCGGTGGAGACTATCCCTCCGCTGGTGGTGGAAGCCTTCCTCTCGGCCGAGGACAAGGACTTCTACAACCACAACGGCATCGCCATCGACGGCGTGGTGCGGGCGCTGCGCGACAATGTCCTGGCGCGCCTGGACGGGAACAATTCCATCCAGGGCGGCGGTTCATCGATCACCCAGCAAGTGGCCAAGAATTTCCTGCTCACCTCGGAACAGACCTGGGACCGCAAGATTCAGGAGGCGGTGCTGGCCTTGCGGATCGAATCCACTTTTTCCAAGGACAAGATTCTCGAACTCTATCTCAATGAGATTTTCCTCGGCCTCAATTCCTATGGGGTGGCGGCGGCGGCGCTCAATTATTTCGACAAGGCGCTTTATCAACTGACCTTGCCGGAAGCCGCCTATATCGCGGCCTTGCCCAAGGGGCCGAACAATTATCATCCGTTCCGACGCCCCGAGGCGGCCATCGAACGCCGCAATTGGGTCATCGACCGCATGGTCGAGAACGGCTACGTGACCTACGAGCAAGCCGTCGCTGCCCGGCAGGAGCCGCTCAACGTCATTCCCCGGGCGGCCGGCAGCCAGCTCTATTCGGCCGAATATTTCACTGAGGATGTGCGCCGGGCCCTGGCGCGGC
This genomic stretch from Devosia sp. YIM 151766 harbors:
- a CDS encoding N-acetylmuramoyl-L-alanine amidase gives rise to the protein MTRQFLTRLALLPLLVLVFLGIVHAQDEASPPALPNVIDARITVAPDRARLVIDLAARTEFSFVSLDEPDRLAVDLRAGTFSVPEAEGNPAEAELVSSYAIEQAAADRVRTTLTLSAPAQVQQAYVLDPFDGQPARLVVDIIPATAEEFAANVERDRAASAGAPAVSTPAGGSELPIATKPLVVIDPGHGGIDSGAETAEGVREKDIVLAFSLRLQELLVESGRFDVALTRQTDTYLRLEERVALARANKADLFISIHADSFQQPEIRGASVYTRDENATDVLDKVLADTENRSDVIAGFTMPPMAPEVVDILLDLMRREMRVQSFMAAQSIVHQLEPSVALRRFPVRQADFFVLQAPDVPSVLVELGFLSNASDIANLMQSDWRDRTAEAIARGISTYFDSLQEEP